In one Lycium barbarum isolate Lr01 chromosome 7, ASM1917538v2, whole genome shotgun sequence genomic region, the following are encoded:
- the LOC132601499 gene encoding uncharacterized protein LOC132601499 translates to MHKVQMLHKQHKFFLIALMEPFQHFKRIQQHKRKLGMQYANFNCNGKIWFFVNDNIDMDILETTEQQITIKLYFHDMDKTMVVKVVNAKCDATDRLALWDSLYCMSNGMTSPWLLGGDFNVIMNEDERIGGLLLYPQEYEDFTFCINSCELSEISFKCSPFTWWNGRTNKECIF, encoded by the coding sequence ATGCATAAAGTGCAGATGCTTCATAAACAACACAAGTTCTTTCTGATAGCTTTAATGGAACCATTCCAACATTTTAAACGCATACAACAGCATAAGAGGAAACTTGGTATGCAGTATGCAAATTTTAACTGCAATGGTAAAATATGGTTTTTTGTTAATGATAATATAGATATGGATATTCTAGAGACTACTGAGCAACAGATCACTATCAAATTGTATTTCCATGATATGGATAAAACTATGGTAGTCAAAGTAGTCAATGCAAAATGTGATGCTACTGATAGATTAGCTCTATGGGATAGTCTGTATTGTATGTCTAATGGGATGACATCACCTTGGCTATTAGGAGGTGACTTTAATGTGATCATGAATGAGGACGAGAGGATTGGTGGGCTACTTCTTTATCCTCAGGAATATGAAGACTTTACTTTTTGTATTAATTCTTGTGAGTTGTCAGAAATTAGCTTCAAATGTAGTCCTTTTACATGGTGGAATGGAAGAACTAATAAGGAGTGTATTTTTTAA